In a single window of the Papaver somniferum cultivar HN1 chromosome 8, ASM357369v1, whole genome shotgun sequence genome:
- the LOC113301857 gene encoding nuclear pore complex protein NUP160-like, with the protein MKSGSMAGLEVPVIGSDAIKWFEIQIPSSSLAITGNTATSQQQHSFAPMTEDVSSYHIIGKPPAYLIWRIHKNQPNALELIEFSASEEFPKTGLRLIFQDALSPFAFICKNETRSNPYLLYTLTISGIAYVIQLRNLCDYASCTIYPQNEFTEFDLKANSQPETTITSIAAVKGCLVVGRSDGSVGCFHLGILDPSSPGFVNELRDDAGIGRLWGFMSRGRAVGPVQDMVISDVQGRSLIFALHADKTLRAWDLLGHTRVLHHTLSIPESAGATLLRFWVGDANPVTRLISVALLYRNDMEVDKDIIGMFILRFNPGDKINLSMEPSMQNIYLGEGALVDLKFASDKLWILKDEGLESYDILNNDVNLEKVHSYGMQEACVADQLLQVSEHSSDDLIWASNSLFSSVKDLVVPFVSSIFSRRLLHPGVHQNVTFRATIQDYNKYWTDSEFQSLSLDDLKQEMFSLIESEGSAENPISIVYCWKSFCARYFHYWCINNRPYGLLVDKATGAVGLIRKSSISLFRSLENVELLIYGAFDEFGHLVISGLDLPNDDSDREILFDVLRCISSINQQLGRAAPAIFYESLVGLPIISSEEVVPRLLKILETGYSSSVAAIQVSQVGADSAWLKELGDHKNQRKFSIDMLRSLHSLCNKAGTWTRVLNVIEHYLKFLVPCKSMQKLDSEVDLNISTSILVQSTSQVAKVMFESALDILLLLGYLVNISGQVQMVGDDISRIEQELVPMVQEILMEWLILHFLGTMPSRSPTPEDFSSQLSALHIDSNADKKRWNQKLGTHDFTLASLLFLNFQSSAEDNVYLCSRYLPSPNKYIKSVRNFISWIIWGGMGGESSGFFSHSTELAKILLRHGQFEAVESLIAMIDAHSRKEKTSQGVQTTDGDWCIRLHLLGLCLLARAQSGLQGISKEVKVREAVRCFFRASSGSGASEALQSLSFPGLPNPGHSDCESAAAWKLHYYQWAMGIFEQYNLSEGACQFCLAALEQVDEVVDLEDCTHRGGLLDESATMIKGRLWANVFKFTLDMSFYNDAYCAIVSNPDEDSKNICLRRFIIVLCERGATKALCDGQLPFVGLAEKVEKELAWKAERSDIAAKPNAYKLLYAFEIRRHNWRKAASYMYRYSTRLRSELALKENQQLSMALQETLNGLSAAINALNLVHPAYAWIDPQFDGCSCTDENYPNKKARTSNEESSLADKNIKSSCPQHCIDIEKLEKELVFTSAQYLLTLANMKLKFTGKQTISSELVDILVQANFYDMAFTVLLKFWKGSELKRVLERVFAAISIKCCPSGLGSTFIGNDLKAHSLILTSSEDESYVHGAIDATPLIHQSKGSGQWEKLELYLTKYKDLHPRLPVIVAETLMRIDPQIELPLWLVHMFKGGRHATSWGMTGQESDAASLFRLYVDYGRFTEATNLLLEYMQAFASLRPVDILKRKKMSSVWFPYTMIERLWCQIEEWKSSGHNSDQCDKLQKLLHGALLNHLKLIKVDSHDAVSSAHC; encoded by the exons ATGAAGAGTGGATCAATGGCGGGGCTGGAAGTTCCTGTAATCGGCAGTGATGCAATCAAGTGGTTTGAGATTCAAATTCCTTCTTCTTCACTTGCTATTACTGGTAATACTGCTACTTCTCAGCAGCAGCACTCCTTCGCTCCCATGACGGAAGATGTTTCCTCATATCACATCATTGGAAAACCCCCTGCATATCTCATCTG GAGAATCCACAAGAATCAACCCAATGCTCTTGAATTGATTGAATTTTCAGCTTCAGAAGAGTTTCCAAAGACTGGTCTTCGCCTCATCTTTCAAGACGCACTATCCCCATTTGCTTTCATATGCAAAAACGAG ACTCGCAgtaacccatatcttctttacaCACTTACAATCTCTGGAATTGCTTATGTTATTCAACTGAGAAACTTATGTGATTATGCATCATGTACCATATACCCACAAAATGAGTTTACAGAATTCGATTTGAAAGCTAATTCACAACCTGAAACAACCATAACTAGTATAGCAGCAGTCAAAGGTTGTTTAGTTGTAGGGAGAAGTGATGGCTCAGTTGGATGTTTCCATCTTGGCATACTTGATCCATCTTCACCAG GATTTGTGAACGAGCTGAGAGATGATGCTGGGATTGGTCGCCTGTGGGGTTTCATGTCAAG GGGTAGAGCTGTTGGACCAGTACAAGATATGGTGATATCGGATGTGCAGGGAAGAAGTTTAATTTTTGCACTTCATGCTGATAAAACCTTACGAGCGTGGGATCTTCTAGGTCATACAAGAGTTCTTCATCATACACTTAGCATTCCTGAATCAGCAG GAGCTACACTTTTGAGATTTTGGGTTGGTGATGCTAATCCTGTTACGCGTCTGATTTCCGTCGCACTCTTATATAGAAATGACATG GAAGTGGACAAGGACATCATTGGCATGTTTATCCTACGTTTTAATCCAGGAGACAAAATCAATTTGTCAATGGAACCATCAATGCAGAATATATATTTGGGAGAG GGAGCTCTAGTCGACTTGAAATTCGCTTCTGACAAGCTTTGGATACTGAAAGATGAGGGGCTAGAATCGTATGATATCcttaacaatgatgttaatct AGAGAAAGTGCACAGCTATGGTATGCAGGAAGCATGTGTTGCCGACCAGCTACTTCAAGTTTCAGAACATTCATCGGATGATCTGATTTGGGCAAGCAATTCATTATTTTCTTCTGTTAAG GATCTGGTTGTTCCCTTTGTATCTTCTATTTTTTCACGTAGGCTGCTGCATCCCGGGGTTCATCAAAATGTTACTTTTCGTGCAACTATTCAAGACTACAATAAGTACTGGACTGATTCTGAGTTTCAGTCCTTATCACTTGATGATCTAAAGCAGGAAATGTTTTCTCTTATTGAGAGTGAG GGAAGTGCCGAAAACCCAATTTCAATAGTTTATTGCTGGAAAAGTTTTTGTGCTCGCTATTTTCATTATTGGTGTATAAATAATAGACCATATGGCTTGCTGGTTGATAAGGCGACTGGTGCTGTTGGTTTAATCAGGAAAAGTTCTATATCCTTGTTTCGTAGTTTGGAGAATGTTGAGCTGCTTATCTATG GTGCTTTCGATGAATTTGGTCATTTAGTTATCTCTGGCTTGGATTTGCCAAATGATGATAGTGACCGTGAAATTCTTTTTGATGTTTTAAGATGCATTAGTAGTATTAACCAGCAATTGGGAAGAGCTGCCCCGGCTATTTTTTATGAATCTCTTGTTGGTTTACCAATTATCTCGTCTGAAGAAGTTGTCCCTCGTTTGCTGAAGATTTTGGAAACTGGATACAGTTCTTCTGTAGCAGCAATCCAAGTATCACAAGTTGGAGCTGATAGCGCCTGGTTGAAGGAATTAGGGGACCACAAAAATCAGAGAAAATTTTCAATTGACATGCTGCGGTCTCTTCATTCTTTATGCAATAAAGCTGGCACATGGACCAGAGTTTTGAATGTCATAGAACATTATCTAAAATTTCTTGTCCCCTGCAAAAGCATGCAAAAATTGGATTCAGAAGTGGACTTAAATATTagtacatccattttggttcagTCTACATCTCAAGTTGCAAAAGTAATGTTTGAATCTGCCTTGGACATACTTCTGCTGTTAGGCTATTTGGTAAACATTAGTGGACAG GTGCAAATGGTAGGAGACGATATCTCAAGGATAGAACAAGAACTGGTCCCGATGGTTCAAGAGATTCTTATGGAGTGGCTTATCCTGCATTTCCTAGGAACTATGCCTTCCAGATCACCGACCCCGGAAGATTTCAGTTCTCAACTCTCAGCGCTGCACATTG ATAGCAACGCTGATAAGAAACGTTGGAATCAGAAGCTTGGCACTCATGATTTCACGTTGGCCAGTTTGCTTTTTTTAAATTTCCAAAGTTCCGCTGAAGACAATGTCTACCTCTGTTCTAGATATCTTCCTAGTCCAAACAAATATATTAAATCGGTAAGAAATTTCATCAGTTGGATTATTTGGGGTGGGATGGGCGGAGAATCTTCTGGCTTTTTTAGTCATTCAACGGAACTCGCAAAAATCCTACTTAGGCATGGGCAGTTTGAAGCTGTTGAG AGCCTAATCGCAATGATCGATGCACACTCACGTAAAGAAAAGACGTCCCAGGGTGTCCAGACTACTGATGGCGACTGGTGTATACGCCTTCATCTTCTAGGATTGTGTCTTCTTGCAAGGGCACAATCTGGATTGCAAGGTATCTCAAAAGAAGTAAAAGTTCGTGAAGCTGTTCGCTGTTTCTTTAG GGCTTCTTCTGGAAGTGGAGCATCAGAAGCCTTGCAGAGTTTGTCTTTCCCAGGCCTCCCCAACCCTGGTCATT CTGATTGTGAGTCGGCAGCAGCATGGAAGCTTCATTATTACCAGTGGGCGATGGGGATTTTTGAGCAATATAACTTGAGTGAAGGTGCTTGCCAATTTTGTCTTGCAGCACTAGAGCAAGTTGATGAAGTTGTTGACTTAGAAGATTGCACACATAGAGGAGGTCTTCTCGATGAATCTGCAACTATGATTAAAGGAAGGCTATGGGCAAATGTCTTCAAGTTTACATTAGATATGAGCTTCTATAATGATGCTTACTGTGCTATTGTCTCTAATCCGGACGAGGATAGCAAAAACATCTGCCTGAGGCGTTTCATCATTGTTCTATGCGAGCGTGGAGCTACTAAG GCACTTTGTGATGGTCAACTACCTTTTGTGGGGCTAGCGGAGAAGGTCGAGAAAGAGCTTGCATGGAAG GCGGAGCGGTCAGATATTGCAGCAAAACCAAATGCATATAAGTTGCTTTATGCTTTTGAAATCCGGAGACATAACTGGCGAAAAGCAGCTAGTTACATGTACCGATATTCAACACGCTTGAGGAGTGAATTAGCCTTGAAAGAGAACCAGCAGCTTTCCATGGCACTACAAGAGACACTCAATGGGCTCTCTGCTGCTATTAATGCTCTGAACCTTGTGCATCCCGCGTACGCATGGATAGACCCTCAATTTGATGGATGCTCTTGCACAGATGAAAATTATCCAAATAAAAAGGCTCGAACCAGTAATGAGGAGAGCT CTCTGGCTGACAAGAATATTAAATCTTCTTGTCCCCAGCATTGCATCGATATTGAGAAGCTTGAAAAGGAACTTGTCTTCACCTCAGCGCAATATTTGCTTACACTAGCAAATATGAAGTTGAAATTTACAG GAAAACAAACAATTTCGTCAGAATTGGTGGATATTTTGGTTCAAGCAAACTTTTATGATATGGCATTTACGGTTCTTCTGAAGTTCTGGAAAGGTTCTGAATTGAAGAG GGTATTAGAGCGAGTATTTGCTGCTATATCGATAAAATGTTGTCCCAGTGGATTAGGATCCACATTTATTGG GAATGATTTGAAAGCACACAGTCTTATACTGACATCATCAGAAGATGAATCATATGTCCATGGTGCAATTGATGCAACTCCCCTTATTCATCAATCGAAGGGGAGTGGCCAGTGGGAAAAGCTCGAGCTTTACCTT ACGAAGTATAAAGATTTGCACCCGAGGTTACCAGTAATTGTTGCTGAAACACTAATGCGTATAGACCCTCAGATTGAGTTGCCTCTTTGGCTGGTTCATATGTTCAAG GGAGGTAGACATGCAACCAGTTGGGGAATGACTGGTCAAGAATCAGATGCTGCATCTTTATTCCGGTTATATGTTGATTATGGTCGATTTACAGAAGCTACAAATTTATTGCTTGAATACATGCAAGCCTTTGCATCTCTG AGACCAGTGGACATACTCAAGCGAAAAAAGATGTCTTCAGTTTGGTTCCCATACACAATGATCGAGAGACTTTGGTGCCAAATTGAGGAGTGGAAAAGCTCTGGTCATAATAGTGATCAATGTGATAAGCTCCAAAAGCTATTGCACGGAGCTTTATTGAATCATCTAAAACTA ATAAAGGTGGATTCACACGATGCAGTATCTTCCGCACACTGTTAA